A genomic segment from Dechloromonas denitrificans encodes:
- the nudC gene encoding NAD(+) diphosphatase codes for MNQPAYWILRCEHRLLMVSGQGEDATFPSATAADFGHLPNALQVGELHGLPCFAVDVAQHPEIDGGTATHLRAVFQLAGPEIFALAGRATQLLDWQNNHRFCGKCGTPTELKTGEHAMQCPACGLLAYPRLSPAIMVLVRDGEKLLLARSPHFKPGVFSALAGFVEPGETLEECARREVREEVGIEIANLRYFDSQPWPFPNSLMIAFFADYAGGELMPDPAEIEAAAWFTADALPILPDRISISRRLIDAALG; via the coding sequence ATGAATCAACCGGCTTACTGGATCTTGCGCTGCGAACACCGCCTGCTAATGGTTTCGGGCCAGGGCGAAGATGCAACATTTCCATCGGCAACGGCCGCTGATTTCGGTCATCTGCCCAATGCGCTGCAGGTTGGCGAGTTGCACGGTTTGCCGTGTTTCGCGGTCGACGTAGCCCAACACCCAGAAATCGATGGCGGTACGGCGACGCATTTGCGGGCTGTTTTTCAGCTGGCCGGGCCGGAAATTTTTGCGCTGGCCGGGCGGGCGACGCAGTTGCTCGATTGGCAGAACAACCATCGGTTCTGCGGCAAATGCGGTACGCCAACCGAACTCAAGACCGGTGAGCATGCCATGCAATGCCCGGCCTGCGGTCTGCTGGCTTATCCCCGCCTGTCGCCGGCCATCATGGTGCTGGTGCGTGACGGCGAAAAACTGCTGCTGGCCCGCAGCCCGCATTTCAAACCCGGCGTGTTCAGCGCCCTGGCCGGCTTTGTTGAACCAGGTGAAACGCTGGAAGAATGCGCCCGGCGCGAAGTACGCGAGGAAGTCGGCATCGAAATCGCCAACCTGCGCTATTTCGATAGCCAGCCATGGCCGTTTCCCAATTCGCTGATGATCGCCTTCTTTGCCGATTATGCCGGCGGCGAGCTCATGCCCGATCCCGCCGAAATCGAAGCGGCAGCATGGTTCACCGCCGATGCGCTACCTATCCTGCCAGACCGGATCAGCATTTCGCGGCGCTTGATCGATGCTGCCCTGGGTTAA